The Salvelinus alpinus chromosome 21, SLU_Salpinus.1, whole genome shotgun sequence genome has a segment encoding these proteins:
- the trappc6bl gene encoding trafficking protein particle complex subunit 6B, like: protein MADDVLFEFLHMEMVSHIYKDQASRGEMDKDRATCVSTLEGMGFRVGQGLIERFTKDSPSFKDDLDVMKFICKDFWINVFRKQIDNLRTNHQGTYVLQDNKFALLTQFSNGKQYLEEAPKYLAYSCGLVRGALSNLGMDCVVTAEVSLMPSCKFQVVIQKI, encoded by the exons ATGGCCGACGACGTACTCTTTGAGTTCCTCCACATGGAGATGGTGTCCCATATTTACAAAGACCAAGCCTCGAGAGGGGAGATGGACAAG GATAGGGCAACTTGTGTGTCCACTCTGGAAGGCATGGGCTTCAGAGTAGGACAGGGGCTTATAGAAAG GTTTACAAAAGATTCCCCCAGCTTCAAAGATGACTTGGATGTCATGAAATTCATCTGTAAAGACTTCTGGATAAATGTCTTCAGAAAGCAAATCGACAACCTTAGGACAAACCACCAG GGTACTTATGTTTTGCAAGACAACAAGTTTGCGCTCTTGACACAGTTTTCCAACGGGAAGCAGTACCTTGAGGAAGCGCCAAAA TATCTGGCATACTCCTGTGGATTGGTGAGAGGAGCTTTGTCTAACTTGGGTATGGACTGCGTGGTGACAGCTGAGGTCTCCCTAATGCCCTCAT GTAAATTCCAGGTCGTGATTCAGAAGATTTGA
- the LOC139547732 gene encoding uncharacterized protein gives MDLSERRPNKWWTESDTFAMLALIEQLDLVHELDKKRQRNDSHFRRLRYSLAKRDIHFTVNQIRNRWKSLKHKYRKIKMAGYRSAAARLSTIESFRYFRMLDRMLARRARVGAPVQGIADGHNMVVLTPSDLEDHTDGDVAQPESVAPWQDSLAPALEGEADETNAIPIEANVSTPGWALKSDEIMTLGLSGEYLYPVKSEPHSVPSLHDGEGARDPTGCSPEEQTGTCEDTSTLILQQLTILNHQLGEQLAEQRAFHCSMLGMMDRQIEVLEQFSNFSTGRQVKTEPNDSNTPISQQVHNSLVRILRGVEQVQTQGHQLCSCKAYPSQPTSPSWTVSLLAVHKESPSRDENSTSDTSNPQPSDHGCPEPQGPSPSEQLPTSPQKGILLNGLSNKCQHN, from the exons aTGGACCTGAGTGAGAGGAGGCCCAACAAGTGGTGGACAGAGTCGGACACCTTCGCCATGCTGGCCCTCATCGAGCAGCTTGACCTGGTGCATGAGCTGGATAAGAAGCGCCAGCGCAATGACTCACACTTCCGCCGCCTGCGCTACAGCCTGGCCAAGCGGGACATCCACTTCACTGTCAACCAGATACGCAACCGCTGGAAGAGCCTCAAGCACAAGTACCGCAAGATCAAGATGGCAGGATACCGTAGCGCCGCTGCACGCCTGTCCACCATCGAGTCGTTCCGTTACTTTCGTATGCTGGACCGCATGCTGGCCAGGAGGGCCCGGGTGGGGGCCCCAGTGCAAGGCATTGCAGATGGACACAATATGGTGGTGTTGACCCCTTCAGACCTGGAGGATCATACTGATG GTGATGTTGCTCAGCCTGAATCTGTGGCCCCTTGGCAGGACAGCCTGGCTCCAGCTCTAGAGGGAGAAGCAGACGAGACCAATGCCATCCCAATAGAGGCCAACGTCAGCACTCCGGGCTGGGCCTTGAAGTCAGACGAGATAATGACTTTGGGTCTGTCTGGAGAGTATCTTTACCCAGTGAAGAGTGAGCCACATTCAGTACCCTCTTTACATGATGGTGAGGGAGCTAGGGATCCCACTGGCTGCAGTCCAGAAGAACAAACTG GCACTTGTGAGGACACCAGCACCCTGATCCTCCAGCAGCTCACCATCCTGAACCATCAGCTAGGGGAACAGCTCGCTGAGCAAAGGGCCTTCCACTGCAGCATGCTGGGTATGATGGACCGACAGATAGAGGTCCTGGAGCAGTTCTCCAACTTCTCCACAGGCCGCCAGGTCAAGACCGAACCCAATGACAGTAACACTCCTATCAGCCAGCAGGTCCACAACTCCCTGGTGCGCATCTTGAGAGGAGTGGAACAGGTCCAAACCCAAGGACACCAGCTGTGCTCATGCAAGGCCTACCCCTCACAGCCTACATCTCCCTCCTGGACAGTCTCTCTGTTGGCGGTCCACAAAGAATCACCCTCCAGGGATGAGAACTCAACTAGTGACACATCCAACCCTCAGCCCTCAGACCATGGGTGTCCTGAACCTCAAGGACCATCCCCCTCAGAGCAGCTTCCCACTTCCCCACAGAAGGGTATTTTGCTTAACGGACTCTCAAACAAGTGCCAGCACAACTGA